In Pungitius pungitius chromosome 2, fPunPun2.1, whole genome shotgun sequence, a single window of DNA contains:
- the fhdc2 gene encoding FH2 domain-containing protein 1: protein MLINLTVAIKESRAFHGTQPAHPAVAPDTAGVTAMESRPPPPQATPPPPPPPPPPPPPPPPPGSSSPFSRADSARRSRLRKLNWERIPKEKVEGRKSVWNGAAPGEDEFPIDLHSLDELFSQKDSKPPDRTSTLRRRSALLRCRSPQGTSEEISLLDSKRSMNIGIFLRQFKMPANEIVEDIRRGAGDRYGAEKLTELCKLLPDKEEESRLRRFSGERSWLGEPDLFLLLLVEVPSFRLRLDAMILQQEFDPAVTSLCVAARCLREAARELLSCPELHSILRLVLKAGNYMNAGGYAGNAAGFRISSLLKLADTKANKPGMNLLHFVAMEAVKKDQSLLSFPSQIDHVGSASRLSEESVVEDLSKLKSRMVALKANLQTDAEIQQYTKLFLEVAEERLKEAEDEVEGMRMSSQALVEFFCEDDTFKLEEACRVFNLFCLRFQRAVQENAERELKEQKRLERQRDMVEKRRSLAVCTGLDPGLSLGRKPQSQENQGELEKLLEKNLSCTWSRRSLKSSESRRHLHHLHGDGHLHNSSVLKKFPELGSSPTSTGYDSNSSYEHETAAVLCTSPESDGTCFPIHQEPITGRGSRPEVKWAANRSMDAVPDPHIGMFGHPPHRCGSTVEQLGPESISYGLEGQSKTPGLQKEAEISHAFPATGESCKNSAAEPTDEPVLCVKSQTPTHRQRFGLPGTDETRTVQGTPNGSCVNESVHHSPHTLSHGGSRSRSCVNAPERLRPQSQASETPSATPSGVAPLPGVGLTKPPNTEGACTPAEGGWTPSSQPEFSESQREGYSDLPRPEREAVGPYSRVGGNLECHTLVRGLRSYDALSPATSPLPRAAPSHCSKWRREREGDLRAELTPGSPASKEETRSVKIPVRSGIGAKRGLVSRVGPSNSSSIPRARSKTEPSHGAPTSANPRPPSRLSGPSSASMRSSVPAAAAAAPADVKRSSSTRERTVREPRAAGTPAVTRGTSDGSEPEKVPGGTRPAFVRGSPLRVSKRLAPTSETQAPCQPRAAHSPFSATAKTVRTAVISAALNKTAKTTGTSPSPAISKIPTVSRMPGPRMLRATAASPLWR from the exons ATGCTCATCAACCTGACGGTGGCCATCAAGGAGTCTCGGGCCTTTCATGGAACGCAGCCTGCCCACCCCGCCGTTGCCCCTGACACTGCAGGAGTGACAGCCATGGAGTCGCGTCCGCCGCCTCCCCAGGcgactccaccaccacctccaccacctccccctccgccccctccgccACCACCTCCCGGGTCCTCCTCGCCGTTCAGCCGGGCCGACAGCGCCCGTCGGAGCCGGCTGAGGAAGCTGAACTGGGAGCGCATCCccaaggagaaggtggaggggaggaagagcgTGTGGAACGGGGCGGCGCCGGGCGAGGACGAGTTCCCCATCGACCTCCACTCTCTGGATGAGCTCTTTAGTCAGAAGGACAGCAAGCCTCCGGACAGAACCAGCACCCTGAGGCGCCGGTCTGCTCTGCTGCGCTGCCGATCCCCGCAGGGCACCTCAGAAGAG atttccCTGTTGGACTCCAAACGCAGTATGAACATTGGAATATTTCtacggcagtttaagat GCCTGCAAATGAGATAGTGGAGGACATCAGGCGTGGTGCTGGAGACCGCTATGGAGCCGAGAAGCTCACAGAGCTCTGCAAATTGTTGCCTGACAAGGAGGAG GAGTCCCGGCTAAGGAGGTTCAGTGGGGAGCGGAGTTGGCTCGGAGAGCCTGAtctgttcctgctgctgttggtggAAGTCCCCAG TTTTCGGCTTCGTCTGGATGCCATGATCCTGCAACAAGAGTTTGACCCTGCTGTGACCTCTCTGTGTGTGGCAGCCAGATGTCTGAGGGAGGCGGCCAGAG AGCTGCTGAGTTGTCCTGAATTACACTCTATCCTTCGTTTGGTGCTGAAAGCAGGGAACTACATGAACGCG GGAGGATATGCAGGGAACGCTGCTGGTTTCCGGATTTCATCGCTGCTCAAACTGGCTGACACCAAGGCCAACAAGCCGGGTATGAATCTGCTGCATTTTGTTGCAATG GAAGCTGTGAAAAAGGACCAGAGTTTACTGTCGTTTCCCAGCCAAATAGACCATGTTGGCTCCGCCTCCAG gttgaGTGAGGAGTCTGTGGTGGAGGACTTGTCCAAGTTAAAAAGCAGAATGGTAGCCCTCAAGGCAAACCTCCAAACTGATGCAGAGATTCAACAGTACACAAAGCTTTTCCTAGAG GTGGCTGAGGAGCGTCTGAAAGAGGCAGAGGATGAGGTGGAGGGCATGAGGATGTCCAGTCAGGCTCTGGTGGAATTCTTCTGTGAAGATGACACCTTCAAACTCGAGGAGGCGTGCAGGgtctttaatttattttgcctGCGCTTCCAACGAGCTGTCCAG GAGAATGCAGAGCGGGAGTTGAAGGAGCAGAAACGTCTGGAGCGCCAACGGGACATGGTGGAAAAGCGCCGCTCCCTGGCTGTTTGCACGGGTCTGGATCCGGGCCTGAGCCTCGGCAGAAAGCCTCAGAGTCAGGAGAACCAAGGGGAGCTGGAGAAACTGTTGGAGAAGAACTTGAGCTGCACCTGGAGTCGGCGTAGCCTGAAAAGCTCCGAGTCCCGCAGACATCTCCATCACCTGCACGGCGACGGCCATCTCCACAACTCATCGGTGCTCAAGAAATTCCCCGAGCTCGGCAGCAGCCCCACGTCCACCGGTTATGACTCCAACAGCTCTTACGAACACGAGACCGCCGCTGTACTTTGTACCTCCCCAGAGAGTGATGGCACATGCTTCCCCATCCACCAAGAACCCATTACGGGTCGAGGGAGCAGGCCAGAGGTCAAGTGGGCTGCCAACAGAAGCATGGACGCGGTTCCGGACCCGCACATCGGCATGTTTGGTCACCCTCCGCACAGATGTGGCTCCACAGTCGAGCAGCTCGGGCCCGAGAGCATTTCTTATGGACTAGAAGGCCAGTCGAAGACACCGGGACTTCAAAAAGAAGCCGAGATTTCACACGCGTTTCCGGCGACCGGTGAATCTTGTAAAAACTCTGCTGCTGAACCAACCGATGAACCCGTCCTTTGTGTTAAAAGCCAAACCCCCACCCATAGGCAGAGGTTTGGCCTGCCAGGTACAGACGAGACTCGGACCGTTCAGGGTACACCTAATGGCTCTTGTGTGAATGAGTCCGTACATCACTCTCCTCACACACTTTCTCACGGTGGCAGCAGGTCTCGATCATGTGTAAATGCTCCAGAGCGCCTTCGGCCCCAATCGCAGGCGAGCGAGACGCCAAGTGCAACGCCAAGCGGTGTGGCGCCTTTGCCCGGTGTAGGTTTGACAAAGCCCCCAAACACAGAAGGGGCGTGCACACCTGCGGAGGGAGGATGGACGCCCTCCAGTCAACCGGAGTTCAGCGAATCGCAGCGAGAGGGGTACTCTGACTTGCCACGTCCCGAGAGGGAAGCGGTGGGGCCGTACTCCCGCGTGGGCGGAAACCTCGAGTGCCACACTCTGGTGAGAGGCCTCCGTTCCTACGACGCCCTGTCACCCGCAACCTCCCCGCTCCCACGAGCCGCCCCGAGCCACTGCTCcaagtggaggagagagagggagggtgacCTCCGAGCGGAGCTAACGCCGGGGTCTCCTGCGTCGAAGGAGGAGACTCGAAGCGTGAAGATCCCCGTGCGAAGTGGAATAGGGGCCAAAAGGGGACTGGTGTCCCGCGTAGGACCTTCCAATAGCAGTAGCATTCCCAGGGCGCGCTCCAAAACCGAGCCTTCACATGGAGCTCCGACCTCCGCGAACCCACGCCCTCCCAGCAGGCTGTCTGGTCCTAGCAGCGCGTCCATGCGCTCGTCGGTgcctgcggcggcggcggcggctccggcAGATGTTAAGCGGAGCAGTAGCACGCGGGAGAGGACTGTGCGCGAGCCCCGCGCCGCAGGGACTCCCGCCGTAACCCGCGGGACCTCAGACGGATCGGAACCGGAGAAGGTCCCGGGCGGCACGCGCCCAGCGTTCGTCAGAGGAAGCCCTCTCCGCGTGTCGAAAAGACTCGCCCCGACCTCGGAGACGCAGGCGCCCTGCCAGCCCCGCGCCGCCCACAGCCCGTTCTCTGCCACGGCCAAGACCGTGCGCACGGCTGTCATTTCTGCCGCCCTGAATAAAACTGCCAAGACGACAGGCACCAGCCCCTCTCCTGCCATCTCTAAAATCCCCACAGTCTCTAGGATGCCTGGTCCCAGAATGCTGCGAGCTACTGCAGCTTCGCCATTGTGGCGATGA
- the rhogd gene encoding ras homolog gene family, member Gd, with protein sequence MQTIKCVVVGDGAVGKTCLLISYTTNAFPEEYIPTVFDNYSAQMSVDGRTVSLNLWDTAGQEEYDRLRTLSYPQTNVFIICFSIGSPSSHANVRHKWHPEVSHHCPNVPILLVGTKRDLRGDAETVKKLKEQSLAPTTQQQGNALAKQIGAVKYMECSALLQDGVREVFAEAVRAVLYPVTKKNPKKCVLL encoded by the coding sequence ATGCAGACCATAAAGTGTGTGGTGGTGGGTGACGGGGCGGTGGGTAAAACCTGCCTTCTCATCTCTTACACCACCAATGCCTTCCCCGAAGAGTACATACCCACGGTGTTCGACAACTACAGCGCTCAGATGAGCGTGGACGGCCGCACCGTCAGCCTCAACTTGTGGGACACAGCGGGACAAGAGGAGTACGACCGACTGCGCACGCTCTCCTACCCTCAGACCAATGTTTTCATCATCTGCTTTTCCATCGGCAGCCCCTCCTCCCATGCCAATGTCAGGCACAAGTGGCACCCTGAGGTGTCTCACCACTGCCCTAACGTGCCCATCCTGCTCGTAGGCACCAAGAGGGACCTGAGGGGCGATGCCGAAACGgtgaagaagctgaaggagcAGAGCCTGGCTCCCACCACCCAGCAGCAGGGAAACGCCCTGGCCAAGCAGATCGGGGCTGTCAAGTACATGGAGTGTTCTGCCCTGCTGCAGGATGGTGTTCGGGAAGTCTTTGCTGAAGCAGTGAGGGCAGTGTTGTATCCAGTCACAAAAAAGAATCccaaaaagtgtgtgttgttgtaa